In one window of Polaromonas naphthalenivorans CJ2 DNA:
- a CDS encoding 5-formyltetrahydrofolate cyclo-ligase codes for MDKLSTRKALVQSRLDMPDRLARADLLQRVMRIWLVGSPHEVIGAYWPIKGEFDPLPALYRWQEDAVLSPEFQENTHLPHAEREQFATESIAGRSPRKIGLPVVNKLHKTLTFHAWYPGCPMEEDAYGIPKPKDTEIIVPTLLFVPCVGYGPGGFRLGYGGGFYDRTLATLSPRPFTVGLGYSQGWLPDMEPEPHDVPLDVVLNDHGVVWPV; via the coding sequence ATGGACAAATTAAGCACACGAAAAGCGTTGGTGCAATCGCGCCTCGACATGCCCGACCGACTTGCCCGGGCAGACTTGCTGCAGCGCGTGATGCGCATCTGGCTGGTCGGCTCGCCCCACGAGGTGATAGGCGCGTACTGGCCGATCAAGGGCGAGTTCGATCCGCTGCCGGCGCTGTACCGCTGGCAGGAAGACGCCGTGCTGAGCCCGGAATTTCAGGAAAATACGCATCTTCCGCATGCCGAGCGGGAACAGTTTGCTACAGAAAGCATAGCTGGCCGGTCGCCGCGCAAGATCGGACTGCCGGTGGTCAACAAGCTGCACAAGACGCTGACATTTCACGCCTGGTATCCCGGCTGCCCGATGGAAGAAGACGCCTACGGCATCCCCAAGCCCAAGGACACCGAGATCATCGTGCCCACGCTGCTGTTCGTGCCCTGCGTCGGCTACGGGCCGGGCGGCTTCCGGCTGGGTTACGGCGGCGGCTTTTACGACCGCACGCTGGCCACGCTGTCGCCGCGTCCGTTCACCGTCGGCCTGGGCTACAGCCAGGGCTGGCTGCCCGACATGGAGCCCGAGCCGCACGACGTTCCGCTCGATGTGGTGCTCAACGACCATGGCGTGGTCTGGCCCGTCTGA
- a CDS encoding LysR substrate-binding domain-containing protein has translation MQHPHPHLRSRPIAAGQLRAFEAVARHLNFRAASEELSLTQSAVSRQIQSLEEDVGVSLFLRHTRAVELTSAGAQLLRAVLPSLERIDGVVRMIRQSAGRKSVAISTWASFASMWLIPRLEAFQREHPDIDIRIDATDTPVDLETTDVDLALRYSMPASVPAQARRLFGEQLTPVISPWLLKSGPRLQNAQDLARFALVEASDAHRTQHMEWLSWQRWFDMQGLRRFEPKRWLYFNYAHQIAQAALTGQGVALARMPLIAESLASGDLVEVLPDRRMDSPMAYWLIVGPRNAARPEVQAFCSWIEAQAAQTREAIGDVPPAAPAR, from the coding sequence ATGCAGCATCCACACCCCCATTTGCGTTCCCGGCCGATTGCCGCCGGGCAACTGCGCGCCTTCGAGGCGGTGGCCCGCCACCTCAATTTCCGCGCCGCCTCCGAAGAGCTGTCGCTGACCCAGTCGGCCGTCAGCAGGCAGATCCAGAGCCTGGAGGAAGACGTTGGCGTCAGCCTGTTTCTTCGCCACACGCGGGCTGTCGAACTCACCAGCGCGGGCGCGCAGCTGCTGCGCGCCGTGCTGCCCTCGCTGGAGCGCATTGATGGCGTGGTGCGCATGATCCGGCAAAGCGCCGGCCGCAAAAGCGTGGCCATCAGCACCTGGGCGTCGTTTGCCTCGATGTGGCTGATTCCCCGGCTGGAGGCCTTTCAGCGCGAGCACCCCGACATCGACATCCGCATTGATGCGACCGACACCCCGGTGGACCTGGAAACCACCGACGTGGACCTGGCCCTGCGCTACAGCATGCCGGCCAGCGTGCCGGCGCAGGCGCGGCGCCTGTTCGGCGAGCAGCTCACGCCGGTCATCAGCCCCTGGCTGCTCAAGAGCGGCCCGCGCCTGCAAAATGCGCAGGATCTGGCCCGGTTTGCGCTGGTCGAAGCCAGCGACGCGCACCGCACCCAGCACATGGAATGGCTGAGCTGGCAGCGCTGGTTTGACATGCAGGGCTTGCGGCGTTTCGAGCCCAAGCGCTGGCTGTATTTCAACTATGCCCACCAGATCGCCCAGGCGGCCCTGACCGGCCAGGGCGTGGCGCTGGCGCGCATGCCCTTGATTGCCGAGAGCCTGGCCAGTGGCGACCTGGTCGAGGTCTTGCCGGACCGGCGCATGGACTCGCCGATGGCTTACTGGCTGATCGTCGGGCCGCGCAATGCCGCACGGCCCGAGGTGCAGGCGTTTTGCAGCTGGATCGAAGCGCAGGCGGCACAGACGCGCGAGGCGATTGGCGACGTTCCACCCGCTGCGCCAGCCAGATAA